A single region of the Corallincola holothuriorum genome encodes:
- a CDS encoding DUF4250 domain-containing protein has product MDLTNCHAFDPNILLGIVNEKLRLECTDVGDLSSCYDMNAESVSNRLAEIGYQYDPLTNQFKAR; this is encoded by the coding sequence ATGGATTTAACAAATTGTCATGCATTTGATCCTAATATCTTGTTGGGTATTGTGAATGAGAAGCTCCGCTTAGAGTGCACTGATGTCGGGGACCTTAGCAGCTGTTATGACATGAACGCAGAGTCGGTGAGCAACCGATTGGCGGAAATAGGTTATCAGTATGACCCATTGACGAATCAGTTTAAGGCTCGTTAA
- a CDS encoding trypsin-like serine protease: MKKLLTSALLALTVVTSAQLGAEVIGSDERSHVVSTHVYPYRAIGLIQADKATCTATLIDKTHVVTAAHCLFDVQENKQWKRNPYFIPGKNGSAHGPFGVYQIKRAYVDKRYIRQAKKLKPVALAKYNAQSNAEFHSFLTDALDLDIAIAELDRPVAKRIGFMELKTVDQKSLAPYIHLTGYPSDKTLHTQWTTHCQSSWDEDHSPMGDTLVHKCDTSPGMSGAVAYVKDFDDKYYAVGLFSVGTMSHNFATPFDNNLRERLIGWKNGIEDDQTMVHSFQHEKYHNVHLVNECRFPVYAAINYKNLNGEWVTSGWRQLDGGESAYVASTKEKAFYVYAKSAGDPIMEWTGSDKVEKIGSSKHAKKYGLKRVKVDYEIYTPVYHNFNC; this comes from the coding sequence TTGAAAAAGTTACTCACCAGTGCGCTTTTGGCGCTGACAGTAGTGACAAGCGCCCAACTAGGTGCTGAAGTGATAGGGAGCGATGAACGTTCACACGTTGTCAGCACCCACGTGTACCCTTACCGCGCAATAGGCCTAATACAGGCCGATAAAGCTACCTGCACTGCAACACTGATTGACAAGACCCATGTAGTCACGGCTGCTCACTGTCTCTTTGATGTGCAGGAAAACAAGCAATGGAAGCGCAACCCGTACTTTATTCCAGGTAAAAATGGTAGTGCCCATGGCCCCTTTGGTGTCTACCAGATTAAGCGTGCCTACGTTGATAAGCGCTATATACGCCAAGCCAAGAAGCTTAAGCCTGTCGCACTCGCTAAGTACAACGCGCAATCTAATGCTGAATTTCACTCTTTCCTCACCGATGCATTAGATCTCGACATCGCGATTGCGGAATTGGACCGCCCAGTCGCCAAGCGTATTGGTTTTATGGAGCTAAAAACGGTTGATCAAAAGAGCCTAGCCCCCTACATCCATTTAACCGGCTACCCTTCCGACAAAACACTACACACACAGTGGACAACCCACTGCCAAAGCTCATGGGATGAAGACCACTCCCCGATGGGCGATACCCTAGTACATAAATGTGATACCAGCCCCGGCATGAGTGGCGCCGTTGCCTACGTCAAAGATTTCGATGACAAGTACTACGCTGTGGGGCTGTTTTCTGTTGGTACCATGAGTCATAACTTTGCCACCCCATTCGACAATAACCTGCGCGAACGTCTGATAGGCTGGAAAAACGGTATTGAAGACGATCAAACCATGGTTCATAGCTTCCAACATGAGAAGTATCATAATGTCCATCTCGTGAACGAGTGCCGCTTTCCTGTTTATGCTGCGATCAACTACAAAAACCTAAACGGGGAATGGGTGACAAGCGGATGGCGGCAATTAGACGGTGGCGAAAGCGCTTACGTCGCAAGCACAAAAGAAAAAGCATTTTACGTTTACGCAAAATCTGCCGGAGATCCCATCATGGAGTGGACCGGCAGTGACAAAGTAGAGAAGATTGGCTCCAGCAAACATGCCAAAAAATACGGTTTAAAGCGTGTCAAAGTAGATTACGAAATCTATACGCCGGTCTATCATAACTTCAATTGTTAA
- the lamB gene encoding maltoporin LamB produces the protein MNKINSKLVPLASAVAMAIFSSQVAAVEFHGYGRAGLSTTTNGGEQACFGSGGGGHWVGRLGDECDTYMEIGLGQELYNRDGVTFKMESMISYRQFNQGNDYQSVAGEKAGDSNPWSGGDTALRQLNVQAKGLFDFAPESTLWVGKRFYQRKDVHIMDLYYVNNSGYGVGLEGIGLGPGKLSVALTQMDTEDASLILDGIEIDEPTNDRANVQHNKLDVRYAGIPLWQGASLELIGIYGWTDFTDDQEDANDYLDKQDDDGMFFTAEVSHALMGGFNKVVFQYSTDALAESGWGNHGGGNVWHDGWTEASEKTFRILDWGVVKLHQDVDLGYAFLYQKADQNGMSANGRDEKERVSAVLRPSYKWNNYTKTTLELGYDRVKQGHWADDERGRDLDDGVDLYKVVVAQEFTAGRGFFARPALRLYAGSFWGDQAKNNYFLDREPDDGHTGTTDYQGIDGEVRFGAQVEAWW, from the coding sequence ATGAATAAAATAAATAGTAAGCTCGTGCCTTTAGCTTCAGCTGTTGCTATGGCAATTTTTTCTTCTCAAGTGGCTGCGGTTGAGTTCCATGGTTATGGTCGTGCAGGTCTTTCAACAACCACAAATGGTGGAGAGCAGGCCTGTTTTGGCAGTGGTGGCGGTGGCCACTGGGTAGGGCGTTTGGGGGATGAGTGCGACACTTATATGGAGATTGGCTTAGGGCAAGAGTTATATAATAGAGATGGTGTCACTTTTAAAATGGAAAGCATGATTTCCTATCGTCAATTTAATCAGGGCAATGATTATCAAAGTGTTGCTGGTGAAAAAGCAGGCGATTCTAATCCATGGAGTGGTGGTGATACTGCACTGCGTCAATTAAATGTACAAGCGAAAGGACTATTTGATTTTGCTCCTGAATCTACTTTGTGGGTCGGTAAAAGATTTTATCAGCGTAAAGATGTTCATATCATGGACCTCTATTATGTCAATAATTCTGGTTATGGTGTGGGCCTTGAGGGGATTGGACTTGGACCAGGTAAATTGTCAGTAGCTTTAACTCAAATGGATACAGAAGATGCCAGTCTTATTCTTGATGGTATTGAGATTGACGAGCCAACTAATGACCGTGCCAATGTTCAGCACAATAAATTAGATGTGCGTTATGCGGGTATTCCTCTCTGGCAAGGCGCTTCACTTGAGTTAATTGGTATCTATGGTTGGACAGACTTCACTGACGACCAGGAAGACGCTAATGATTATTTAGATAAGCAAGATGATGACGGCATGTTCTTCACGGCTGAAGTGAGTCATGCATTGATGGGCGGATTCAATAAGGTTGTATTCCAGTACTCCACGGATGCATTGGCTGAGTCAGGTTGGGGCAACCATGGTGGTGGTAACGTCTGGCATGATGGTTGGACCGAAGCATCTGAAAAAACATTCCGTATTCTGGATTGGGGTGTGGTGAAACTGCATCAAGATGTGGATTTAGGCTATGCCTTCCTCTACCAAAAAGCCGATCAGAATGGTATGTCAGCCAATGGGCGGGATGAAAAAGAGCGCGTCAGTGCGGTTCTTCGTCCGAGCTATAAGTGGAATAACTATACCAAGACAACCCTTGAACTGGGTTATGATCGCGTGAAACAGGGGCATTGGGCTGATGATGAACGTGGGCGTGATTTAGATGACGGTGTCGATCTGTACAAGGTCGTTGTTGCTCAGGAATTCACTGCGGGTCGTGGTTTCTTCGCGCGCCCAGCACTGCGTTTGTACGCAGGTTCGTTTTGGGGTGACCAAGCGAAAAATAACTATTTCTTAGATCGTGAACCAGATGATGGTCATACCGGTACGACTGACTATCAGGGAATTGATGGGGAAGTTCGTTTCGGTGCGCAGGTCGAAGCCTGGTGGTAA
- the hisIE gene encoding bifunctional phosphoribosyl-AMP cyclohydrolase/phosphoribosyl-ATP diphosphatase HisIE — protein MLDQQQFDALAWEKVDGLMPAVVQDIDTGKVLMLGYMNKDALQKTVDSQQVTFFSRSKQRLWTKGESSGNFLDLVEISADCDNDTLLVLARPNGPTCHLGTETCWTPKQQPTLSFIGQLEKVIASRKGADPGSSYTASLYAKGTKRIAQKVGEEGVETALAATVHDKEELISESADLIYHLLVLLQQEELCLADVSAKLQERHK, from the coding sequence ATGTTGGATCAACAACAGTTTGATGCCCTGGCCTGGGAAAAAGTAGATGGCTTAATGCCCGCCGTGGTTCAAGATATCGACACGGGTAAAGTTCTGATGCTTGGCTACATGAATAAAGATGCCTTGCAGAAAACTGTCGATAGCCAGCAAGTCACATTCTTCTCGCGAAGCAAACAGCGCTTGTGGACCAAGGGTGAAAGCTCAGGCAACTTTCTCGATCTGGTAGAGATCTCTGCCGATTGTGACAATGACACTCTGCTCGTCTTAGCACGCCCGAACGGCCCTACCTGTCACCTAGGTACTGAAACCTGTTGGACACCAAAGCAGCAACCGACATTAAGCTTTATCGGCCAGTTGGAAAAAGTGATTGCTTCTCGCAAAGGTGCCGATCCCGGCTCCAGTTACACTGCCAGCCTGTATGCTAAAGGCACTAAACGTATCGCACAGAAGGTTGGCGAAGAAGGTGTAGAAACAGCTTTAGCGGCCACCGTCCATGATAAAGAAGAGCTGATTAGCGAAAGCGCCGATCTGATTTATCACCTGTTAGTGCTACTGCAACAGGAAGAGTTATGCCTGGCTGATGTATCGGCAAAACTGCAGGAACGCCATAAATAG
- the hisF gene encoding imidazole glycerol phosphate synthase subunit HisF, with the protein MLARRIIPCLDVRDGKVVKGVQFRNHEIIGDIVPLAQRYAEAGADELVFYDITASSDARVVDKSWVTRVAEVIDIPFCVAGGIKSVDDARRILLNGADKISVNSPALADPTLISDLEAAFGKQCVVVGIDSYFNKESGQYEVYQFTGDESRTQKTSWQTVDWVQEVQKRGAGEIVLNCMNQDGVRQGYDIAQLAKVRAACDVPLIASGGAGAIEHFSDVFQQADVDGALAASVFHKAVIDIQDLKGYLRDQGIVIRP; encoded by the coding sequence ATGCTGGCAAGACGCATAATCCCCTGCCTAGATGTTCGTGACGGTAAAGTAGTCAAAGGCGTTCAGTTCCGTAACCACGAAATCATCGGTGATATTGTGCCCTTAGCACAGCGTTATGCTGAAGCAGGCGCTGACGAGCTGGTATTTTACGATATCACCGCATCATCTGACGCTCGGGTCGTTGATAAAAGCTGGGTGACACGCGTTGCCGAAGTGATCGATATTCCGTTTTGCGTCGCCGGCGGCATCAAGAGTGTGGATGATGCACGCCGTATCTTACTGAACGGCGCAGACAAAATCTCAGTCAACTCACCGGCACTGGCAGATCCAACGCTGATCAGCGATCTGGAAGCCGCTTTCGGTAAACAGTGCGTTGTGGTTGGTATTGATAGCTACTTCAACAAAGAGAGTGGTCAATACGAGGTCTATCAGTTCACAGGCGACGAAAGCCGTACTCAGAAAACCAGCTGGCAAACCGTCGATTGGGTACAAGAAGTACAGAAGCGCGGCGCAGGTGAAATCGTACTTAACTGCATGAACCAAGATGGTGTACGCCAGGGCTATGATATCGCTCAGTTAGCCAAAGTGCGTGCGGCCTGTGATGTGCCGTTAATTGCCTCCGGCGGTGCCGGCGCTATCGAGCACTTCAGCGACGTTTTTCAACAAGCAGACGTTGATGGTGCTCTCGCGGCCAGCGTGTTCCACAAAGCGGTCATTGATATTCAGGATCTAAAAGGCTATTTACGAGATCAAGGTATCGTCATCCGTCCCTGA
- the hisA gene encoding 1-(5-phosphoribosyl)-5-[(5-phosphoribosylamino)methylideneamino]imidazole-4-carboxamide isomerase: protein MIIPALDLINGEVVRLYQGDYAQKTTYSFNPVEQFQLYQAAGAEWLHLVDLDGAKDTSARQLTTIAELIEKTDAKIQVGGGIRSEEDVKQLLDIGAQRVVIGSLAVKQPALVAEWMRKYGPEHIVLALDINIDDAGNKHVAISGWQESSAMTLEQLIEHYQAAGLKHVLCTDISRDGTLQGSNVALYTEMTAKYPDIAWQSSGGIGGLSDIADLGPTGVAGVIVGRALLEGKFTAEEAFQCWQDA, encoded by the coding sequence ATGATCATCCCAGCATTAGACCTCATCAACGGCGAAGTTGTACGCTTATATCAAGGCGACTACGCACAAAAGACCACTTACAGTTTTAATCCTGTAGAACAGTTTCAGCTTTATCAGGCCGCTGGCGCAGAGTGGTTACATCTTGTTGATCTTGATGGCGCCAAAGACACCAGTGCTCGTCAGCTCACTACGATTGCCGAACTGATTGAAAAAACGGACGCCAAGATCCAGGTAGGCGGTGGGATCCGTTCCGAAGAAGACGTCAAGCAACTGTTGGATATCGGCGCTCAGCGAGTCGTCATCGGCTCACTGGCGGTTAAACAGCCAGCGCTAGTCGCCGAATGGATGCGCAAGTATGGCCCTGAACACATCGTGTTAGCACTGGATATCAACATCGATGACGCAGGCAATAAACATGTCGCCATTTCAGGCTGGCAAGAAAGCTCAGCCATGACTCTGGAACAACTGATTGAGCACTATCAAGCCGCAGGGCTCAAGCATGTACTTTGTACAGACATCAGCCGTGACGGCACTTTGCAAGGTTCAAATGTCGCGCTCTACACAGAGATGACAGCCAAATACCCTGATATTGCCTGGCAGAGCTCTGGCGGCATCGGCGGATTGAGTGATATTGCTGATCTTGGCCCCACGGGTGTTGCCGGCGTGATCGTTGGCCGTGCGCTGCTTGAAGGCAAATTCACCGCAGAGGAGGCATTCCAATGCTGGCAAGACGCATAA
- the hisH gene encoding imidazole glycerol phosphate synthase subunit HisH — translation MTTVNTAQKVVIIDTGCANIASVKFAVQRLGYAVEVSADHDTIKNADKVFLPGVGSASEAMKNIQQRDLVALVQQLTQPVLGICLGMQLMASHSAEGDVACLDLVPTEVAALEGGNGLRLPHMGWNAITPNKGHPLFKDIPNGTYFYFVHSFAVPVGDYTAASSEYGQPFSASISRNNFFGVQFHPERSAKAGAQLIKNFLEM, via the coding sequence ATGACCACAGTTAATACCGCGCAAAAAGTCGTTATTATTGATACTGGCTGCGCCAATATCGCATCAGTAAAATTTGCCGTGCAGCGTTTAGGCTATGCCGTCGAAGTTTCAGCAGATCACGACACCATAAAAAATGCAGACAAAGTGTTTCTGCCCGGTGTTGGAAGCGCTTCGGAAGCGATGAAAAATATCCAGCAACGGGACTTAGTTGCGCTCGTACAGCAACTTACTCAGCCGGTCCTTGGAATATGCTTAGGCATGCAATTAATGGCATCTCACTCAGCGGAAGGGGATGTGGCTTGCCTTGATTTAGTACCGACCGAAGTGGCGGCACTAGAGGGCGGTAACGGCTTACGTCTGCCGCATATGGGTTGGAATGCGATAACGCCAAATAAGGGGCACCCTCTTTTTAAAGATATTCCGAACGGCACCTATTTCTACTTTGTACATAGCTTTGCCGTTCCCGTCGGTGACTACACCGCCGCGAGCAGCGAATATGGCCAGCCGTTTTCAGCTTCGATTAGCCGCAATAACTTCTTTGGCGTGCAGTTCCACCCGGAACGCTCAGCTAAAGCCGGCGCGCAATTGATCAAAAACTTTTTGGAGATGTAA